CGTCGTCGCCAACGCCTCCCGGCAGCGCCCGGCAGCCGTCGCGGCGTTCCCGCCGCGCACCGCACCCGCCACCCTGCCTACCGGCTCCGCACAATCCGCGCCGCGAAGGCCGCCCACCTTCTCGCCAGCGGACCTGCCCGCCGCGCGCAACGCTCCGGGCATCGTCTCGAAACCCATGCGATCCCTCCCCGTGATCAGTTCGTCACAGGCTACGGGACCGTCCCCGGCCGATCCACGCCTTCCTGGCTCAAACGGGGGAACCCACCCGCCGAGACACGCACAACTACGCACACGGCGGTTAGGTAGTTCTACTCACCCGCACCCGTATCGCCCGAATCTCCGGACTCCGGCAGCCGGACAGCGAGAGCGTCCAGACACGCCGCGATCGACGCCGCACTCCGGGGCGGCACCTCGCCCGCGTCGGCCGCCCGCCGCAGCTTCCCCGCCGCGTCGTCCGGCATCTCGCGCAGCTCGGCCGCGCGTTCCTCGGCACGGCTTCAGCGGCGGTCGCCGGGGAGGTGCGGGAGCTGGGTGCCGGTGAGGTCGTGGTCCAGGGCGGCGAGCCTGTCGCGGAGGCGCTGCGCAGGCTGGTTCCCGAAGGCGTCGACGGAATTCTCGACGCGGTCGGCGATCGAGCGGCGAACCGCGCGCTGGCCGCGGTGGTGCGCGACGGCGGTGCCTTCTGGTCGACCGCGTTCGGGCTGGCTGACGAACCCCTGGCCGACCTGCGCATCCGGACGGACAACTACCGGCTGGACCGCAAACCCGAACGGCTGGCGGAGATCGGCGCGCTGGTCTTGTCAGGCACGGTCCGTCCGGTCGTCGGGGCGACGATCGGTCTCGACGCCGGGGTCGCGGCATTGTGCGGCCGGACCGAGGTCGCGGGGCTGCGTGGCAAGACCGTGGTGAAGGTGCGCTGACGGTCGGTGGCGCGATCCCTCTGCGAGACCAGGCAGAGGCCGGTCGTGTAAGCCAACCGCAGGAGCGTTCCCGGTCATCGCCTTCGGTTCGCCCTCGGTCAGTCCCATGTGGACGTTCGGGCGGTTCGCTTACGTCACCTGCGCGAAGAAGATCAGCCGGGTAGCGGAGTGCGGGCCGGTTCGCCGGCGAGTACTGCCAGCAGGTTGGCCACGGCGAGGTCGACCATGGCGGCGCGGGTCGCCTCGGTGGCCGAGCCGACGTGGGGGAGAGCCACCAGCCGGGACGCCGCGATCAGGTCCGCTACGTCCTCGCCGCGCGGCTCCTGTGCGAAGACGTCCAGGCCCGCGGAGTGCAGTGTGCCGTCGCGCAGCGCGGTGAGCAGGGCTGCTTCGTCGACAACACCGCCGCGAGAGGTGTTGACGAGCGTGGCGGTCGGCTTCATCGCGTGCAGTTCCTTCGTGCCGATGAGGTGGCGGGTCGTGTCCGTCAGCGGCACGTGCAGCGAGACGATGTCCGATTGGGCCAGCAGGGACTCGAAGCCGACCGGTTCGGCGAGGCCGTCCGCGGGAGCCGAGTACGGGTCGTGGCACAGCACGCGCACGCCGAAGCCGGTGGCGCGCCGGGCGACGGCGCGGCCGATCTGCCCGTAGCCGACGAGGCCGAGCGTCGTCCCGTGCACGTCTAGGCCCAGGTGGTCGTCCATGCGGAAGGTGGTCCAGGTGCCGGCGTGCAGCCGGTCCCGGGCGGTACCGAGACGGCGGCGGGCCATGAGGATCAGCGACCACGCGAGGTCGGCGGTGGTTTCCGCGAGCACGCCCGGGGTGTGTGTGACGACGACGCCGCGTTCGGCCGCCGCGGTCTGATCCACCGCGTCGAAGCCGGCGCTGGCGAGGCTGACGACCTGCAGTTGCGGTCCGGCGGCGTCCAGGAGTGCGGCGTCGACGACGTCGTTGCCGAGGCAGAGGATGCCCGCGGCGCCGGTGGCGAGTGCGTGCAGCTGCGCGGGCGTGGGCTTCTCGTCGGTGGGTCCCCTGACCAGGTCGACATACCCGGCCAGCCGGTCCAGGCCCGCGCCCGGCAGGGTCCCGCGGGTACTCAGCACGCGCTTTCCCATGGTCTGCTCCTCTTCGTGCGCGGAACCGTGCGCGGGCACGGTATCCGGGCCGGATCGCGGCGGGCCAACAGCGAATCGTGCTGGCGCGATCGGCGTTCCGGATGACGGGCCGGTGACCGGCGGACATAAGCAGATCCGATCGCTCCAGCGGGAAACGCTGTTTGCCGGGCCGGTCCGCGGCGGCTTAGGTTCGGCCGGAGACCGCCGAAAGGAGCCGCACACCATGCCCTTCTCCGACTACCGCACTGCCCTGGTCACCGGCGCGTCGACCGGGATCGGCGCCGTGGTCGTCGAGCGGCTGGCCGCGCGCGGGCTGAAGGTGCACGCGGTGGCCCGCGACGCCGAGCGCCTCGCGGAGCTGGCCGAGGCCACCGGCTGCCGGGCGCACGCGCTCGACCTCACCGAGACCGGCGCACTCACCGATCTGGTGGCCGGGCTGGAGATCGACGTGCTGGTCAACAACGCCGGGGTGTCGCGCACCGGGAACATCCTGACCGCCGACGAATTCGCCGTCGACGAGCAGATCGCGGTCAACCTCCGTGCCGTGCTGCACCTGGTGCGGCTGGTCATGCCGGGCATGGTGGCGCGCGACCTCGGGCACATCGTGAACATCAGTTCCATCGCCGGGGTCTACAACTTCGGCGGCAACACGATCTATCACGCCACCAAATCCGCGGTGCACACCCTTTCGCGGCAACTGCGGGTCGACGGTTTCGGCAAGCGCATCCGGGTCACCGAGATCTGCCCCGGCCGGGTCGAAACGGAGATCTTCGGCCGGATCCTCGGCGATCCGGAGAAGGCCCGGCGCGAGTTGTTCGACGGGTACGAATCGCTCAAACCGGCCGACATCGCCGCCGCGATCGAGTTCGCGATCGAGTCGCCGCGGCACATGAACGTCGGGCACATCGAGATCCTGCCGACCTTCCAGGTGCCCGGCGGTCTCGAATTCGAGCGGAGGGCGAGCTGACGTGCCCGGCTACCAGGTCGTGATCACCTGTGGCTACGCCGAACCCGGCGGCAGCACCGTTTTCGGGGACATCGGGCTTTCCCGGCTCACCGAAGCAGGGTTGTCGTGGCGGGTACTCGACGACGCGGTGGAGGAGCTGCGACCGGAGCAGCTCGACGGCGCGGACGCGGTACTGGTGCTGGGGCACGAGCGTGTCACCGCGGCCTCGATCCCGGCGTCCGGACGGCTGCGCCATGTCGCGCGGTTCGGCGCCGGGTTCGACGCGGTGGACGTCGACGCCTGCACCCGGCGTGGCGTCGTCGTGACCACGACGCCGGAGGCGGTGCGCGGGCCGGTCGCCGATTCGGTCGTCGCGCTGCTGTATGCGTTGTCGCACAACCTGGTCATGAAGGATCGGCTGGTTCGTGAGGGCCGCTGGGGCGAGCGTGGCGCGTGGCAGGGTCCTGGTCTCGAAGGCGCGACGGTGGGCATCGTCGGGTTGGGTGGGATCGGGATGGAGACCGCGCGCCGCGTGCGGGCGCTCGGGTTGCGCGTGCTCGGGTACAACCGCAGCGACCGCGGCCGGGCCGCGGCGGAGTTGGGCGTGGCGACGCTGCCGCTCGCGGATGTGCTTGGGCAGAGCGACTACGTCGTGGTCACCGTCGCTGGGAACTCCGGTACCAGGAACCTGATCGGCGAGAAAGAACTCGCCTTGATGCGACCTTCGGCGCGGCTGATCAACGTCGCGCGGGGGTCCGTGGTCGACGAGGAAGCCCTCATCGCACGGCTGCGTGACGGGAAGCTCGCGGGCGCGGGACTCGACGTGTTCGCCGAGGAGCCGCTGAAACCCGGCAGCCTACTGACCACTTTGGACACTGTCGTGCTCGCCCCGCACTCCCTCTGCTGGACCGACCGGTTCAGCGCCGCGGTGTCCGCGAGCGCCCTGGACTCGCTGATCGCGGTCAGCCGCGGGCAGCAGCCGGGCACCGCGCTGAACACCCCGGAAAGCGAAAGGACCACACGATGACAGGCACCGCGATCATCACCGGCGCGGCGTCGGCACGCGGGATCGGCCGTGCCCTGGCGGAGCGGCTCGCTCCGGCCGGCTGGCACCTCGGGTTGCTCGACCTCGACCCGGCGGTCACGGACGTCGCGGCGGAGCTGGCCGCCCGGCATGGTGTCTCCGCGCGCGGGGCGACTGCCGACATCGCCGATCCCGAGGCCGTGGACGCGGCGGTGTCGACGTTCGAAAGCGCGCTGCCGCCGATCACGGCGCTGGTCAACATCGCGGGCGTCAGCTCGCCGGTTTCCTTGCTGGAAGCGGATCTCGCGACGTGGGAGCGGGTGATGCGGATCAACGCGACCGGTGTGTTCGTGATGTGCAAGCGCATCGTGCCCGGCCTGGTGGAACGCGGCTACGGCCGGGTGGTCAGCCTCGGTTCGACCGCCGCGCAGAACGGCGGCGGTACCTACAGCAAGTCGACCTACGCGGCGTCCAAGGGCGCGATCGAGGGCTTCAGCCGCGGGCTGGCGCTGGAGGTCGCGCCGAACGGGGTCACGGTCAACGTGATCGCCCCGGCCACGATCGACACCGACATCATGGGCGGCCGCATCACCGACGAGCGCAAACCCGCCTTCCTGGCGCAGCTGCCGGTGGGCCGGCTGGGCACTACGCGCGAGGTCGCCGCGCTCGCGGAGTTCCTGATCGGCGAGGACGCGGGCTACATCACCGGCGCGACCTACAACCTCAACGGAGGAATCCGCATTGGCTGAGCCCGTGACCGTGCACGAAGAACGGCCGTCGCTGGTCTGTTCCGGCGCCGTCGTGCCGCCGTATCCGCCGGAGGAATGGCCGATCGCCGCGGCCATGTTGCAGTTCCCGCCGCACCACGCGGACGGCACGCCCGTGGCCGAGCTGAACCCGGTCGAGTGGCGGGCGCAGCTGGAGGCGGTGGTCGACGCCGGGTTCACGCACCTGGAGCTGTCCACGGCGTGGCTGCCGCTCGGTGATCTCGAACCGGCGCGGGTGAAGGAACTGGCCGCGGTGCTGGACGACGCCGGGCTGTCCGTGCCGGGCGTCGGCGTGGTGCGGCAGAGCGTGATCCATCCGGAGCGCGGGGAAGCAAACCTCGCGTTCACCCACCGCACTGTGGACGCGGCCGCCGAGCTGGGCGCGGACGTCGTTTGCCTTGGCCTGCACGATGTCCTGACTCCGGACCAACGGCGCGTGTTGTGGTTCTGGACCTTGCCGCAGGACGAGCGCCCGGCAGATCCCGAGGTCTACGCCCTGGCCGTGCGCCGGTTCCGCGAGCTGGGCGAGCATGCGGCGTCGCTCGGGCTGGAGATCTCGCTGGAGCTGTACGAGAACACCTACCTCGGCAGCGCCGACGAGGCGATCCGCTTCCTGGACGAGATCGGCCACGACGCGGTGGGGCTCAACCCCGACCTCGGGAACCTGATCCGGCAGCAAGGCCCGGCGGACTCGTGGGAGTACCTCGTCTCGGTCACCGCACCGCACACGAACTATTGGCACGTCAAGAACTATGCCCGCCTGGAGGACCCGGCGACCGGCACTGTGCTTACGCATCCGACGTCGCTCGAACTCGGTGTCATCGACTATCGGGTGGCGGTGCGGTACGCGATCGTGCACGGCTTCCGTGGCGCGTTCGTCACCGAGCACTACGGCGGGGACGGGCTGAGCGTGGGCGCCACGAACGCCGCCTACCTCCGCCGGATTCTCCCGCGCACGAGCTGACAGGAGCACCATGAGCACGTCTGCCGCCGAATTCCCCCGGGACCGCACCGCGATCGTCACCGGGGCGGCGTCCGAACGCGGGATCGGCCGCGCGATCGCCGGTTCGCTCGCCGCCCAGGGCTGGTCGGTCGCCGTGTTCGACGTCGACCACGCGGCGAGCGAGGGCCTGGCTGCGCGGCTGCAGGAGGAGTACGGCAGACCGTGCTTCGGCGCGGGAGTCGACATCCGCGACCGGGACGCCGTGTTCGCCGCTGTGGCGCAGGTCGAGCAGCAGCTGCCGCAGCTGACCGGGCTCGTGAACAACGCCGGCGTCAGCTCGCCGGTCCCGTTCCTGGAGGTCACCGACGAGGAGTGGCGTCGTGTGATCGAGGTGAACCTGCACGGCACCTTCCACGTCACGCAGGCCGCCGCGAGGGTGATGGCGCGGCATCGTGTCGGCCGGATCGTGCACATCTCGTCGACCTCGGCCGAGCGCGGCGGGGGCGTGTACGGCCGGGCCGCGTACTCGGCGGCGAAGGCGGCGCTGCTCGGCTTCGCCCGCACGCTGGCCCGTGAGCTGGGACCGGTGGGTATCACGGCGAATTCCGTCGCTCCGGGCTCGATCGACACCGACATCATGGGCGGGCGTCTGTCCGAGGAGCGCAAGGCCGGGTTGATCGAGGATCTGCCGGTCGGGCGGATCGGGACGGTGCACGACGTCGCCGCAGTGGTCTCGTTCCTGCTGAGCGAAGCCGCGGGCTACCTGACCGGCGTGACGTACGACGTCAACGGCGGATCGCACATCGCATGACCACCGAGCAGAAGGGCAGCACCGGCATGGCCGCTCCGTTCACCGCCGACCTGACCGGCAAGACCGCAGTGGTGACCGGGGCCAGCTCCGGCATCGGCCGCGCGATCGCCGAGGAGTACCTGCGCAACGGCGCCACCGTCGTCGGCCTGCACCGCCGGCCGGTCACCACCTTCGGCGGGAAGTACGTGCCGGCGCTGGCCGATCTCAGTGACCCGGCGCAGGTGCGGGCCGCGGCGGCGGGGGTGCTGCGAGAGCACCGGGTGGACATCCTGGTGAACAACGCCGGGCTCAACCTGCGGCACCCGTTCGAGGATTTTCCGTTCGAGGACTGGGATCGGGTGCAGCAGCTCAACGTCAGGACCGTGGTCGAGCTGACCCAGCTGTTCGGGCGCCCGATGCTGGAACGCGGGTCCGGGGTGATCGTGAACCTCGCTTCGATGCTCTCGTTCACCGGTGGGTTCACCGCGTCCGCGTACGCCGCCTCGAAGGGCGCGGTCGCCCAGTTCACCAAGTCCGTCGCGAACGAGTGGGCAGGGAGGGGCGTGCGCGTCAACGCGATCGCGCCCGGCTTCATCAGCACGGAGATGAACGTCGCGCTCGTGGCGGACGAGACCCGCAATCGCCAGATTCTCGAACGCATCCCCGCGGGCCGGTGGGGATGCGCCGAGGACATCGCCGGGGCCGCGCTCTTCCTCGCCTCGGACGCGGCGGGCTTCGTGCACGGCACGGTGCTGCCCGTCGACGGCGGCTACCTGGCCCGCTGAACTCCTTGCGAAAGAAGGGATTCCTGTGAAAGCAGTGGTCGTCCACGGCGCGAAGGACCTGCGCGTCGACGAGGTGCCCGCCCCGCGTCCGGCGGACGATCGGGTGACGGTGCGGATCGTCTACGGCGGGATCTGCGGTTCCGACCTGCACTACGCGGCCGACGGGCAGAACGGCCCGTACCGCGTGCGTGAACCGCTGGTGCTCGGGCACGAAGTGGTCGGTGTCGTCGCCGAATCCGTCGCGGGCGCGCCGAAGGCGGGGACCCCGGTGGCGATCCACCCGGCGACGCCGTGCGCCCCCGCCGGGGCCGCCGGGCCGACCGGCCTGCACCTGCGGCCGGGAACCTATCTCGGCAGTGCCTCGACCGAGCCGCACACGCAGGGCGGTTTCGCGGAGATCCTGGCCGTCCAGCCCGCGCAGCTCCGCCCGTTGCCCGAAGGACTGCCGTTGCGACGGGCCGTGCTGGCCGAGCCGTTTTCGGTGGCGCTGCACGGGATTCGGCGACTGGGGGAGCGGGTACGCGGTGCGCGCGCGTTGGTCAGCGGCGCCGGGCCGATCGGCGCGCTCGCCGTCGCCGCGCTGCGACACGCCGGAGCCGCCGAGATCGTGGCCGCTGACTTGCAGAGTTTCCCGCTGAAGATCGCGGCCGTGGTCGGTGCCGGGACGACGGTCAACCTGGCCGAAGGTGGCGAGATCGAGGAATCCGCGTTCGACGTCGTGGTCGAGGCAGCGGGCGCGGTCGCGTCCCTGGGCGCGGCCGTGACCGCCGCGCGGCCCGGCGGCGCGGTGCTGCAGCTGGGGATGCTGCCCAGTGGACCGGTGCCGGTGGCGATGTCGTCGGTGATCGCCAAGGAGCTGACCGTGTTCGGCTCACAGCGTTTCGACGTCGAGCTGGACGAGGCGATCGCGCTGCTGGCCGTCGACGAGTCGCTGGAAACCGTGGTGAGCCACGAATTCGCGCTGGACGACGCGGTGGCCGCATTCGCCTGCGCGACCGACTCGTCCCGTTCGTCGAAGACCGTGCTGCGCGTGTCCGCCGATCCGCAGCGCCAACCGTAGGGAGCACCGATGATCCACGTACGCACGAAGATCGACCGGCCGTCGCCGGAGGTGGTGGCCGCGCTGGGGGAGTTCTCCGCCGCCACCATTCACGAGGCGCAGGGCCGCAAGGGCGCGCTTTCGCACCGGTTGAAGCCGGTCGACCCGGCGATGTCGTTCTGCGGACCGGCGTTCACCGTCCAGGCGCAGGCCGGGGACAACATCATGGTCCAGGTCGGGATCTCCTACGCGCGGCCCGGGGACGTCGTCATCGTCGCCGCTGGGGAGTTCGCACAGGCCGGCGGGTTCGGGGACGTGCTCGCCACGGCGTGCCGGAGCAAGGGGCTGGCGGCGTTCGTCACCGACTCGGGGGTGCGGGACAGCGCGGACCTGAAAGCGCTCGGGTTTCCGGTGTTCTCCGGCTCGATCTGCATGGAGGGCACGGTGAAGGAGACCCTGGGGCCGATCAACCGGCCGCTCGCGGTCGGCGGGCAGATCGTGCGGCCCGGTGACATCCTGCGCGGTGATGCCGACGGCATCGTGGTGGTCGATCCCGCGGAGGCCGAAGACGTCGTCCGCCGCTGCCGGGAGCGGGAGGACCACGAGGCCGGGGTCCGCGCGGAGCACCGCCGCGGCGAGCGGACCCTGATCGAGGTGCACGGCCTCGTCGAGAAGCTCAAGGCGAAGGGTCTGGTCGTCGAAGAGTGAGCACACCGGTGGTGGGGGTGATCGGCCTCGGCCCGATGGGCGCGCCGGTCGCCGGGCACATCGCCCGAGCCGGATTCCCGGTGCGGGTGTGGAACCGCACTCGTGCGAAGGCCGCGGCGTTCGCCGCCGCCGGCCATCCGGCGGACCTGAGCGCCGAGGTGGTGCTGTCCGCTCTCCCGGACGTCGACCACCTGGAACGGATCGCGCCCGACTCGGTGCTCGGCACCTGGGCGAGCCGGGGCACCACGCACCTGGTGGTCCTCAGCACGACGTCCCCGGACAAGGTCCGAGACCTGGCGGCCCGGCTCACCAGGTTCGGCATCGCGGTCGTCGACGCCCCGATGAGCGGCGGCGACGCCGGGGCGCGGGCGGGCACCCTGAGCCTGATGGTCGGCGGCGCTGCGGAGGATGTCGCCGTGGTGGAGCCGGTTCTGCGGACCTTTTCGTCCACTGTGGAGCATATGGGGCCGGTCGGCGCGGGCACGGCGGCGAAGCTGTGCAACCAGATCGTCGTGGCCACAACGCTCGTCGGGCTCGCCGAATCGCTGGACCTGGCGCAGCGCGCCGGGCTGTCCGGGCCACAGCTGGTTCGCGTGCTCGAAGGCGGTCTGGCGTCGAGCGCGGTGCTGGACGCGAAGGCGGCGAAGATCCTGCACCGCGAGTACAGCCTGGGCGGGAGCACGGACAACCAGGTCAAGGACCTTCGCTACGCCGTCGCCCTGGCCGATCGCCTCGGCGCCCGGCTGACCCAGACCCGCGAGGCGGCGGCGCTGTTCGAGGAGACCGTCCGAAGTGGACTCGGTGGGGCTGATCACTCGGCGGTCTTCGAGACGGTGAGGCTGTGAAGGGACCCTTCACGGACTCTGAGTCTGTGAAGGGACCCTTCACGGACCCGAAACCGGTCCGGCGTACGCCACGAGGTGGTCGCACACACCTCCGCATCGCCCGCTGCCGGGCCCCCGGCCAACTTTGCCGGAACCCTGGACGCTGTCCGAAGATCGATATCCGTGCACGCCGCCCGTCTGATCCCGGGTGGCTCGGCGGGACGGGTGCACCGTCCGGAGTGGACCTCGGGGTGGCCGGTCACTAGGTGGTCCAGGTGCCGTGGTCCGCGGCCTCGTATCCGCGCTGCCCGTCTGTGACTGGTTCTCCGAGACTTGGGCACTGTCCGGAGTGGACCTTTCGGCTGGCTGGTCGGCTGGTGGTCTAAGGTGCCGTGGTCTGCGGACTCGGCATCCGTGCGCGCCGCTCGCCGGCCTGTGACGACTTCGGCTGGCGCTGCGGAACAAGAGAAACGTCCAAAATGGACTATGTGCACTCCGCTGTCTACGAGCCGCCGTCCGTCGACCGATACCCGCGTACGCCACCTTCCTGAACCTCGGCCACCAGC
This Amycolatopsis sulphurea DNA region includes the following protein-coding sequences:
- a CDS encoding type VII secretion target; protein product: MGFETMPGALRAAGRSAGEKVGGLRGADCAEPVGRVAGAVRGGNAATAAGRCREALATTFTEWCAEAQRFGDRLGVAADRYQQGDHAAAGAFPAAPGMRGPR
- a CDS encoding zinc-binding dehydrogenase, whose protein sequence is MRELGAGEVVVQGGEPVAEALRRLVPEGVDGILDAVGDRAANRALAAVVRDGGAFWSTAFGLADEPLADLRIRTDNYRLDRKPERLAEIGALVLSGTVRPVVGATIGLDAGVAALCGRTEVAGLRGKTVVKVR
- a CDS encoding 2-hydroxyacid dehydrogenase: MGKRVLSTRGTLPGAGLDRLAGYVDLVRGPTDEKPTPAQLHALATGAAGILCLGNDVVDAALLDAAGPQLQVVSLASAGFDAVDQTAAAERGVVVTHTPGVLAETTADLAWSLILMARRRLGTARDRLHAGTWTTFRMDDHLGLDVHGTTLGLVGYGQIGRAVARRATGFGVRVLCHDPYSAPADGLAEPVGFESLLAQSDIVSLHVPLTDTTRHLIGTKELHAMKPTATLVNTSRGGVVDEAALLTALRDGTLHSAGLDVFAQEPRGEDVADLIAASRLVALPHVGSATEATRAAMVDLAVANLLAVLAGEPARTPLPG
- a CDS encoding SDR family oxidoreductase; this translates as MPFSDYRTALVTGASTGIGAVVVERLAARGLKVHAVARDAERLAELAEATGCRAHALDLTETGALTDLVAGLEIDVLVNNAGVSRTGNILTADEFAVDEQIAVNLRAVLHLVRLVMPGMVARDLGHIVNISSIAGVYNFGGNTIYHATKSAVHTLSRQLRVDGFGKRIRVTEICPGRVETEIFGRILGDPEKARRELFDGYESLKPADIAAAIEFAIESPRHMNVGHIEILPTFQVPGGLEFERRAS
- a CDS encoding 2-hydroxyacid dehydrogenase, with the translated sequence MPGYQVVITCGYAEPGGSTVFGDIGLSRLTEAGLSWRVLDDAVEELRPEQLDGADAVLVLGHERVTAASIPASGRLRHVARFGAGFDAVDVDACTRRGVVVTTTPEAVRGPVADSVVALLYALSHNLVMKDRLVREGRWGERGAWQGPGLEGATVGIVGLGGIGMETARRVRALGLRVLGYNRSDRGRAAAELGVATLPLADVLGQSDYVVVTVAGNSGTRNLIGEKELALMRPSARLINVARGSVVDEEALIARLRDGKLAGAGLDVFAEEPLKPGSLLTTLDTVVLAPHSLCWTDRFSAAVSASALDSLIAVSRGQQPGTALNTPESERTTR
- a CDS encoding SDR family NAD(P)-dependent oxidoreductase; this translates as MTGTAIITGAASARGIGRALAERLAPAGWHLGLLDLDPAVTDVAAELAARHGVSARGATADIADPEAVDAAVSTFESALPPITALVNIAGVSSPVSLLEADLATWERVMRINATGVFVMCKRIVPGLVERGYGRVVSLGSTAAQNGGGTYSKSTYAASKGAIEGFSRGLALEVAPNGVTVNVIAPATIDTDIMGGRITDERKPAFLAQLPVGRLGTTREVAALAEFLIGEDAGYITGATYNLNGGIRIG
- a CDS encoding sugar phosphate isomerase/epimerase family protein, which gives rise to MAEPVTVHEERPSLVCSGAVVPPYPPEEWPIAAAMLQFPPHHADGTPVAELNPVEWRAQLEAVVDAGFTHLELSTAWLPLGDLEPARVKELAAVLDDAGLSVPGVGVVRQSVIHPERGEANLAFTHRTVDAAAELGADVVCLGLHDVLTPDQRRVLWFWTLPQDERPADPEVYALAVRRFRELGEHAASLGLEISLELYENTYLGSADEAIRFLDEIGHDAVGLNPDLGNLIRQQGPADSWEYLVSVTAPHTNYWHVKNYARLEDPATGTVLTHPTSLELGVIDYRVAVRYAIVHGFRGAFVTEHYGGDGLSVGATNAAYLRRILPRTS
- a CDS encoding SDR family NAD(P)-dependent oxidoreductase, whose protein sequence is MSTSAAEFPRDRTAIVTGAASERGIGRAIAGSLAAQGWSVAVFDVDHAASEGLAARLQEEYGRPCFGAGVDIRDRDAVFAAVAQVEQQLPQLTGLVNNAGVSSPVPFLEVTDEEWRRVIEVNLHGTFHVTQAAARVMARHRVGRIVHISSTSAERGGGVYGRAAYSAAKAALLGFARTLARELGPVGITANSVAPGSIDTDIMGGRLSEERKAGLIEDLPVGRIGTVHDVAAVVSFLLSEAAGYLTGVTYDVNGGSHIA
- a CDS encoding SDR family NAD(P)-dependent oxidoreductase — protein: MTTEQKGSTGMAAPFTADLTGKTAVVTGASSGIGRAIAEEYLRNGATVVGLHRRPVTTFGGKYVPALADLSDPAQVRAAAAGVLREHRVDILVNNAGLNLRHPFEDFPFEDWDRVQQLNVRTVVELTQLFGRPMLERGSGVIVNLASMLSFTGGFTASAYAASKGAVAQFTKSVANEWAGRGVRVNAIAPGFISTEMNVALVADETRNRQILERIPAGRWGCAEDIAGAALFLASDAAGFVHGTVLPVDGGYLAR
- a CDS encoding alcohol dehydrogenase catalytic domain-containing protein yields the protein MKAVVVHGAKDLRVDEVPAPRPADDRVTVRIVYGGICGSDLHYAADGQNGPYRVREPLVLGHEVVGVVAESVAGAPKAGTPVAIHPATPCAPAGAAGPTGLHLRPGTYLGSASTEPHTQGGFAEILAVQPAQLRPLPEGLPLRRAVLAEPFSVALHGIRRLGERVRGARALVSGAGPIGALAVAALRHAGAAEIVAADLQSFPLKIAAVVGAGTTVNLAEGGEIEESAFDVVVEAAGAVASLGAAVTAARPGGAVLQLGMLPSGPVPVAMSSVIAKELTVFGSQRFDVELDEAIALLAVDESLETVVSHEFALDDAVAAFACATDSSRSSKTVLRVSADPQRQP
- a CDS encoding 4-carboxy-4-hydroxy-2-oxoadipate aldolase/oxaloacetate decarboxylase; this translates as MIHVRTKIDRPSPEVVAALGEFSAATIHEAQGRKGALSHRLKPVDPAMSFCGPAFTVQAQAGDNIMVQVGISYARPGDVVIVAAGEFAQAGGFGDVLATACRSKGLAAFVTDSGVRDSADLKALGFPVFSGSICMEGTVKETLGPINRPLAVGGQIVRPGDILRGDADGIVVVDPAEAEDVVRRCREREDHEAGVRAEHRRGERTLIEVHGLVEKLKAKGLVVEE
- a CDS encoding NAD(P)-dependent oxidoreductase codes for the protein MSTPVVGVIGLGPMGAPVAGHIARAGFPVRVWNRTRAKAAAFAAAGHPADLSAEVVLSALPDVDHLERIAPDSVLGTWASRGTTHLVVLSTTSPDKVRDLAARLTRFGIAVVDAPMSGGDAGARAGTLSLMVGGAAEDVAVVEPVLRTFSSTVEHMGPVGAGTAAKLCNQIVVATTLVGLAESLDLAQRAGLSGPQLVRVLEGGLASSAVLDAKAAKILHREYSLGGSTDNQVKDLRYAVALADRLGARLTQTREAAALFEETVRSGLGGADHSAVFETVRL